Genomic DNA from Candidatus Methylarchaceae archaeon HK02M2:
CTCTCAACGAACTTCTTACGTAATTCTTCATGCTCAGGTTTTATAAACAGGGCAGGAGCTAATACTTCGCCCATGCCTCTCATCCCTCTAGATTTAATAGCTTTTATCCTGTCACTTTTAATTTTTTCAAGCAATGCAAGATCTCTAGATACAGCATCTGTATTTGCGATTACAAGAGTTTTAATTAGTTCTGGATAATCAATTGTGAGTTGAATAGCAATCATTCCACCTAAAGATAGTCCTAAGGCATTTACAGAAGTGAATCCCAATGACATCACCAGTTCAGCGATATCTTTCGCAAATTTTGATATACTGTATGGTCCCTTAGGTTTATCTGTTTGTCCATGCCCACGAATATCCACGGTAATAACTTGATATTTTTGAGAAAAAATAGGAACTTGTTCTTCCCAATCTCGTGTGCTAGAGCCTAACCCATGAACAAGTAATAACGGCTCACCTTCACCAGTGATTTCATAATATATTTCTATATCGCCTATCAACCTTTCTGGCATAATTCTGTGTCCCCCTCTTCTTATTTTTTCCAAAATCATGTACAGTGTAGAACTTCTATAAAAAATTTTTAGAAGTTTTCCAACAACTTTTTCAAAGGAAAGTTAAAGAAGTCGTCATCTTTAATTCGTTAGGAGTTCTAAGGGTTATTCGTCCTTAAACTCAAAGACAAATTCGCAGTAGAGGTCTCCTCT
This window encodes:
- a CDS encoding alpha/beta hydrolase; translated protein: MPERLIGDIEIYYEITGEGEPLLLVHGLGSSTRDWEEQVPIFSQKYQVITVDIRGHGQTDKPKGPYSISKFAKDIAELVMSLGFTSVNALGLSLGGMIAIQLTIDYPELIKTLVIANTDAVSRDLALLEKIKSDRIKAIKSRGMRGMGEVLAPALFIKPEHEELRKKFVERWAENNQEAYINALKSIAGWNVADQLHTIKCPTLVLASDEDYTPVSVKEEMVKQIQNSQVIVIKDARHFLPLERPTEFNAAVMEFLSKH